From a region of the Odontesthes bonariensis isolate fOdoBon6 chromosome 4, fOdoBon6.hap1, whole genome shotgun sequence genome:
- the LOC142379125 gene encoding CMRF35-like molecule 1 produces MKQSQRNLLFPLCIALSCVTTAAQVIEVSGYEGRDVNVSCTYPQGYQSYEKYLCKDSCDYDEDVIITTTQAKKGRYTIRDNEEKQIFTVSISDLRTVDAGKYQCGISRTGYDILTEVLLKVGQEIVPVLLLILLSIALIIIFKCKRKRSEASTNKEMRKLEAFKMVKDSHSGGHRQKDEGARKCNERTSRQEAELKEQAALEGS; encoded by the exons ATGAAACAGAGCCAGCGAAACCTGCTGTTCCCCCTCTGCA TTGCTCTAAGTTGTGTGACCACTGCGGCACAGGTGATCGAAGTCTCTGGGTATGAGGGAAGAGATGTGAATGTGTCCTGCACCTATCCTCAGGGTTATCAGTCATATGAGAAGTACCTGTGCAAGGACAGCTGTGACTACGATGAAGATGTTATCATCACGACTACGCAAGCAAAAAAAGGCAGATACACCATCCGTGATAATGAGGAGAAACAAATCTTCACAGTGAGCATCTCTGATCTACGTACTGTGGATGCTGGAAAATACCAGTGTGGGATTAGTAGGACTGGATATGATATCCTCACTGAAGTACTGCTAAAAGTAGGGCAAG AAATTGTTCCTGTTCTCCTGCTGATATTACTTTCAATTGCTTTGATTATCATTTTCAAATGCAAAAGGAAAA GATCTGAAGCCAGCACTAATAAGGAGATGAGAAAGTTAGAGGCTTTCAAAATG GTGAAAGACAGCCACTCTGGAG GTCACAGGCAGAAGGACGAAGGAGCAAGAAAGTGCAACGAGAGAACCTCAAGACAAGAGGCAGAGTTGAAGGAGCAGGCAGCACTGGAAGGGTCATAA
- the LOC142378720 gene encoding polymeric immunoglobulin receptor-like — MWSFHNLLLILYTALSCVTSAAGVIHVFGYEGRDVQVSCSYESGYEDYEKYLCKNDCGNSDVLIRTSERNKTKYSIYDDKKTRIFTTSISDLRSIDAGKYWCGVDKTGKDVYTEVKLELSRDSCCEDVIKLQGYEESSVSISCPYESQYTDNLKYICRGNQSSTCLQQAVITSDNTQKRRFGLTDDNVSRFTVNISSLTLEDSGLYLCGVHRNTGLDDFSAVHLEVREWCCVKSEAMSGIVGHPVTLQCPYPPQHQKNRKFLCKGDQRNNCTDMTSQSRFTLHNASSNSFSVTIAELEAGDAGTYWCGSDSQWSFGNYTKIHLLVVYQQQTSSVGTGITNLPHGTVKPITVFPQETETVTLISASAWVTAPSPNEANVTHFIILVYVLPAVLIPLLIL; from the exons ATGTGGAGCTTTCACAACTTGCTGCTTATCCTCTACA CTGCTCTGAGTTGTGTGACCAGTGCAGCAGGTGTGATCCATGTGTTTGGATATGAGGGCAGAGATGTTCAGGTTTCCTGCTCCTATGAGTCTGGTTATGAGGATTATGAGAAGTACCTGTGTAAGAACGACTGTGGCAACAGTGATGTTCTTATTAGAACATCAGAGAGAAATAAAACCAAATACTCCATCTATGATGACAAGAAGACAAGAATCTTCACAACGTCCATCTCTGATCTTCGTTCTATCGATGCTGGGAAATACTGGTGTGGGGTGGACAAGACTGGAAAGGATGTTTACACTGAAGTAAAGCTGGAACTGAGTAGAG ACAGCTGCTGTGAAGATGTGATTAAACTCCAAGGTTACGAGGAAAGTTCAGTGTCCATCAGTTGTCCCTATGAGTCTCAGTATACCGACAACCTGAAGTACATCTGCAGAGGAAACCAGTCCTCCACATGTCTGCAGCAGGCAGTAATCACCTctgacaacacacaaaaaagacgATTCGGGCTCACTGATGACAACGTGTCAAGATTCACAGTGAACATTAGCAGTCTGACTCTAGAAGATTCTGGGTTGTACCTTTGTGGTGTTCACAGAAACACAGGACTGGATGATTTCTCTGCTGTACACCTGGAAGTCAGAG AATGGTGCTGTGTGAAGTCAGAGGCCATGAGCGGCATTGTGGGACATCCAGTAACTTTGCAGTGTCCCTATCCACCTCAAcaccagaaaaacaggaagttcCTCTGTAAAGGAGACCAACGCAACAACTGCACAGACATGACGAGTCAAAGCAGGTTCACACTGCACAATGCCTCCTCCAACTCTTTCTCAGTGACCATCGCAGAGCTGGAAGCAGGTGATGCTGGAACGTACTGGTGTGGCTCAGACTCACAGTGGAGTTTTGGAAACTACACCAAGATTCACTTGTTAGTAG TTTATCAGCAGCAGACCAGCTCTGTAGGGACTGGCATTACCAATTTACCACATGGTACTGTCAAACCTATTACAG TCTTTCCACAGGAAACCGAGACTGTGACTCTGATCTCTGCTTCTGCATGGGTTACAGCACCATCGCCAAATGAAGCCA ACGTAACTCACTTCATAATCTTGGTTTACGTCCTGCCAGCAGTTTTGATTCCACTGCTGATCCTTTAA